The genomic window AGCGAGGCGGTTGCAGCGCAAGCCGACCCGCGGGTCGAGTTGATCCGCCACGAGACGAACACGGGCGTCGGGGGCGCCATCATCACGGGGCACCGTGCGGCGATGGCCGCCGGAGCCGATGTCGACGTGGTCATGGCCGGAGACGCGCAGATGGACCCGGCGCACCTGCCCGCGTTGCTCGAGCGCGTGACGACCCACGGCTACGGTTTCGCGAAGGCGAACCGATTCTTCTCCCCGGAGTCGTTCAGGGGGATGCCGCGGCACCGGATCTTCGGCAACATCGCGCTCTCGTTCATGACCAAGCTCGCGAGCGGATACTGGCATCTGTTCGATCCCCAGAACGGCTACACGGCCATCCGTACGGAGGTCCTTCGCCGCATCGACCTGGACCGGGTCGCACCGCGCTACAGCTTCGAGAACGACCTGCTCATCCACCTGAACATCCTCCAGGTCTCGGCCGTCGACGTGCCCATCCCCGCCGTCTACGGCGCCGAGGTCTCGAGCATCCGCCTGCGCAAGGTCGTCCCGGAACTCGTGTCGCTGCTCACGCGGGGGTTCTGGCGCCGGATCTGGTATCGCTATGTCCTCTGGTCCTTCTCTCCGATCGCGCTGCTGCTCATCCTGGGCTTGGCCCTCGTCGCCTTCGGCCTGGCGGTGGCGATCTGGGTGTGCTTCCAGATCGCCGGTTCGGTCGTCGCGACCGCGGCGACCGTGATGCTGGCCGCCCTTCCGCTCATGCTGGGCACGCAGATGCTGATCAGTGCGCTCCAGCTCGACATCCAGGCCAGTCCGTCGACGCCGGACCTCGAGCCGTTCGCCACCGAGCCGTGAGCCCCAGTCCTGATTGCCGGGCGGCGCTCGTCGGCGCCGCCACCACCCAAGGAGACTCCACCATGACCACCGCATCCGCGAGCCGGTGGCGAGGCCACTCCGCGTCGATCCTCGCGTGGGCGATCGTCCTCGTCGGGTTCGTCGTCGGCTATGTCTCGATGGTCCGCACGCGCCCGCTGTACGCGCCCGACTCGGCCCACTACCTCGCCAAGGCGTTCTGGTTCCTCGGAGCGAGCCCCCAGGAGGCGCATGATCGCGTCGCGGCATTTGCCGCGGGGTACGGCATCACCGAGATCCCCGGCGTCGAGCGCATGTTCGAGTGGGGGCTCGTCCAACCGCGGGTCGTCCTCTCCGCGATCGCGACGCCGTTCGTCGCGGCGTTCGGGCCCATCGGACTCGCGGTCACGACGGCGTTCATCTCCCTCGCCCTCATCATCGTCCTCACGGTGCTGCTGATGCGTCGGGTCGGCAATGTGCCGGCGGTGGCGGTCATGCTCATGGTGACGACCAGCGCCTACCTCGTGTTCTACAACGGCGCGATGCTCACTGAGTCCCTCTCGGCGCTCCTCACTGCGCTCACGCTCATGGCCGCGTGGCGCTACATCCGGCAACCGCGTGCCTGGCTCCTGGTCGTCATGGGCGCGCTGACGGTGACCTCGGCGTTCACACGCCAGGCGACCCTCATCGTCGCGGGGGCGTTCCTCGGGGCCTGGCTCTTCGGGATGCTCGTGAGCCGGTCGTGGCGGAGCCCGTGGA from Agromyces aurantiacus includes these protein-coding regions:
- a CDS encoding glycosyltransferase family 2 protein, whose translation is MFQGARIAAIVPAYNEERMIGKVISSMPAFVDHIVIVDDCSSDGTSEAVAAQADPRVELIRHETNTGVGGAIITGHRAAMAAGADVDVVMAGDAQMDPAHLPALLERVTTHGYGFAKANRFFSPESFRGMPRHRIFGNIALSFMTKLASGYWHLFDPQNGYTAIRTEVLRRIDLDRVAPRYSFENDLLIHLNILQVSAVDVPIPAVYGAEVSSIRLRKVVPELVSLLTRGFWRRIWYRYVLWSFSPIALLLILGLALVAFGLAVAIWVCFQIAGSVVATAATVMLAALPLMLGTQMLISALQLDIQASPSTPDLEPFATEP